The Tenrec ecaudatus isolate mTenEca1 chromosome 6, mTenEca1.hap1, whole genome shotgun sequence genome has a window encoding:
- the MAPK11 gene encoding mitogen-activated protein kinase 11 has translation MSGPRAGFYRQELNKTAWEVPQRLQGLRPVGSGAYGSVCSAYDARLRQKVAVKKLSRPFQSLIHARRTYRELRLLKHLKHENVIGLLDVFTPATSIEDFSEVYLVTTLMGADLNNIVKCQALSDEHVQFLVYQLLRGLKYIHSAGIIHRDLKPSNVAVNEDCELRILDFGLARQAEEEMTGYVATRWYRAPEIMLNWMHYNQTVDIWSVGCIMAELLQGKALFPGNDYIDQLKRIMEVVGTPSPEVLAKISSEHARTYIQSLPPLPQKDLRSVFPGVNPLAVDLLGRMLVLDSDQRVSAAEALAHAYFSQYHDPDDEPVAEPYDESVEAKERTVEEWKELTYQEVLSFKPPEPLQPPGSLDIEQ, from the exons ATGTCGGGCCCCCGCGCCGGCTTCTACCGGCAGGAGCTGAACAAGACGGCGTGGGAGGTGCCGCAGAGACTGCAGGGGCTGCGCCCCGTGGGCTCCGGCGCTTACGGCTCGGTCTG CTCGGCCTACGACGCGCGGCTGCGCCAGAAGGTGGCGGTGAAGAAGCTGTCCCGCCCCTTCCAGTCGCTGATCCACGCGCGGAGGACGTACCGCGAGCTGCGGCTGCTCAAGCACCTGAAGCACGAGAAC GTCATCGGACTTCTGGACGTTTTTACTCCGGCCACGTCCATTGAGGACTTCAGCGAAGT ATACCTGGTGACCACTTTGATGGGTGCAGACCTGAACAACATAGTCAAGTGCCAGGCGCTGAGCGACGAGCACGTGCAGTTCCTGGTTTACCAGCTGCTTCGCGGGCTGAAG tACATCCACTCGGCAGGCATCATCCACCGG GATCTGAAGCCCAGCAACGTGGCCGTGAATGAAGACTGCGAGCTCAGG ATCCTGGACTTTGGGCTGGCCCGCCAGGCAGAGGAAGAGATGACCGGCTATGTGGCCACGCGCTGGTACCGGGCCCCAGAGATCATGCTTAACTGGATGCACTATAACCAGACAG TGGACATCTGGTCAGTGGGCTGTATCATGGCAGAGCTGCTGCAGGGGAAGGCTCTGTTTCCTGGGAATGACT ATATCGACCAGCTGAAGCGCATCATGGAGGTGGTGGGCACGCCTAGCCCTGAGGTGCTGGCTAAGATTTCCTCAGAGCAC GCCCGGACATACATCCAGTCTCTGCCACCCTTGCCCCAGAAGGACCTCCGGAGTGTCTTCCCAGGAGTCAATCCGCTGG CTGTGGACCTCCTGGGAAGAATGCTGGTGCTGGACAGCGACCAGCGGGTTAGTGCAGCCGAGGCCCTGGCCCATGCCTACTTCAGCCAGTACCATGACCCTGACGATGAGCCCGTGGCCGAGCCCTACGATGAAAGCGTGGAAGCCAAGGAGCGCACCGTGGAGGAGTGGAAGG